A region from the Achromobacter seleniivolatilans genome encodes:
- the rpsN gene encoding 30S ribosomal protein S14, which produces MAKLSLINRDIKRAKLADKFAAKRAELKSIIDDQSKTDEDRYQARLKLQQLPRNANPTRQRNRCVVTGRPRGVFRKFGLTRHKLREMAMKGEIPGITKASW; this is translated from the coding sequence GTGGCAAAACTTTCCCTCATCAATCGCGACATCAAGCGCGCCAAGCTGGCTGACAAGTTCGCTGCAAAGCGCGCTGAGTTGAAGTCGATCATCGACGATCAGTCGAAGACCGACGAAGATCGTTACCAAGCTCGGCTCAAGCTGCAACAGCTGCCGCGCAATGCCAATCCGACGCGCCAACGTAACCGTTGCGTGGTCACCGGTCGTCCGCGCGGTGTGTTCCGCAAGTTCGGCCTGACGCGTCACAAACTGCGTGAAATGGCGATGAAGGGCGAAATCCCCGGCATCACCAAGGCCAGCTGGTAG